In Arvicanthis niloticus isolate mArvNil1 chromosome 10, mArvNil1.pat.X, whole genome shotgun sequence, a single genomic region encodes these proteins:
- the LOC117716413 gene encoding complement decay-accelerating factor, GPI-anchored isoform X3: MIRVRATGIPAPPLLPPLLMLSLSLLLLLLSPTAQGDCGPPPDIPNATPDLSRHTTFAKNTKVTYSCNKGYKQIPGKSNIVVCLGTGEWSGNETFCNKTCNGPQRVKFATLKQEYISVNFFPIGTTVEYKCRPGFVKVPSVSAKSTCLEELVWSPVGEFCKKKACHNPGELQNGHITILTDILFGAEISFSCDEGYRLVGVTSTFCTLSVGRDTENPTVDWEDAFPECKEIICPGPPDINNGKIQEESDSYKFNQVVTYSCAEGFTLVGNTNIVCIEKSDHGEWSGPPPKCIEKSKITTKKPTVNVPRIPSTTQKSTVDVSSTKIPPTPQKPTTVIVPSTRIPATPAKTTTVLVPATQNVPAIKTTVHHPTRTSKDKGESNSGVDRFVYGKFDSWGVKRNCHHCGKHSPYFWKRILSYNCLRKTIKMQCLWAPKGRRVNHFNRLVLWTPLGIQYSPSHSQQCCCSKVVLGQLQVIWPISQIALSARCVNMSF; the protein is encoded by the exons ATGATCCGTGTGCGGGCGACAGGGATTCCGGCGCCGCCTCTGCTGCCGCCACTGCTGATGCTGTCGCtgtcgctgctgctgctgttgctttcACCGACTGCACAGG GAGACTGCGGCCCGCCTCCAGACATTCCTAATGCCACCCCAGACTTGAGTAGACACACCACATTTGCCAAGAACACCAAGGTGACATATTCATGTAATAAGGGCTATAAACAAATTCCAGGGAAGTCAAACATAGTGGTCTGTCTCGGAACTGGAGAATGGTCTGGCAACGAAACATTCTGTAATA AAACATGTAATGGTCCACAAAGGGTAAAGTTTGCAACTCTCAAACAAGAGTATATCAGTGTGAACTTTTTCCCAATTGGTACCACTGTGGAATATAAGTGTCGGCCAGGATTTGTAAAAGTCCCTTCAGTCTCAGCAAAATCAACTTGCCTTGAGGAATTAGTatggtctccagttggtgaaTTTTGTAAAA aaaaagcATGCCACAATCCTGGAGAACTGCAAAATGGTCACATTACCATATTAACTGATATTTTATTTGGTGCAGAAATAAGCTTCTCATGTGATGAAGG GTACAGGCTAGTTGGTGTAACCTCCACTTTCTGTACTCTTTCGGTAGGAAGAGATACAGAAAATCCTACTGTTGACTGGGAGGATGCATTTCCGGAATGCAAag AAATTATTTGTCCAGGACCACCAGATATCAACAATGGAAAAATTCAAGAGGAAAGTGACTCTTATAAATTTAATCAGGTGGTCACCTATTCATGTGCTGAAGGCTTCACTCTGGTTGGAAATACTAACATTGTTTGTATTGAGAAGTCTGATCATGGAGAATGGAGTGGTCCACCACCCAAGTGTATAG AGAAATCCAAGATCACAACTAAGAAACCAACAGTTAATGTTCCAAGAATCCCCTCAACGACTCAGAAATCCACCGTAGATGTTTCAAGTACCAAAATCCCACCAACGCCTCAGAAACCCACTACAGTTATAGTTCCAAGTACAAGAATCCCAGCAACACCTGCAAAAACCACTACAGTTTTAGTTCCAG CAACACAGAATGTACCTGCTATCAAGACAACGGTACATCATCCAACAAGAACATCTAAAGACAAAGGAGAGTCTAACTCAG gtgtTGACCGTTTTGTATATGGTAAGTTTGACTCATGGGGAGTTAAAAGAAATTGCCATCACTGTGGAAAACATAGTCCATATTTCTGGAAGAGAATCTTGTCTTATAACTGTCTCAGGAAAACTATCAAAATGCAGTGTTTATGGGCACCTAAGGGAAGACGGGTAAATCATTTTAATCGGCTTGTTTTGTGGACACCATTAGGCATCCAATACTCTCCTTCACATTCCCAACAGTGCTGCTGTTCTAAGGTAGTCTTAGGACAGCTTCAGGTCATTTGGCCAATCAGTCAGATAGCACTGAGTGCCCGCTGTGTCAATATGTCATTCTAG
- the LOC117716413 gene encoding uncharacterized protein LOC117716413 isoform X2: protein MIRVRATGIPAPPLLPPLLMLSLSLLLLLLSPTAQGDCGPPPDIPNATPDLSRHTTFAKNTKVTYSCNKGYKQIPGKSNIVVCLGTGEWSGNETFCNKTCNGPQRVKFATLKQEYISVNFFPIGTTVEYKCRPGFVKVPSVSAKSTCLEELVWSPVGEFCKKKACHNPGELQNGHITILTDILFGAEISFSCDEGYRLVGVTSTFCTLSVGRDTENPTVDWEDAFPECKEIICPGPPDINNGKIQEESDSYKFNQVVTYSCAEGFTLVGNTNIVCIEKSDHGEWSGPPPKCIEKSKITTKKPTVNVPRIPSTTQKSTVDVSSTKIPPTPQKPTTVIVPSTRIPATPAKTTTVLVPGTRVPPKPHKPTKANIPSTAAPPTPQKANTAIVRATELPPTPQKTNTADGSATEIPPTPQKTNTADVPATEIPPTPQKTNTADIPATELPPTPQKTNTADGPATEISLTPQKTNTADVAATEIPPTPQKTNTADDPVTEISLTPQKTNTADVPATELPPTPQKTNTADVPATELPTPQKANTADGPATEIPPTPQKANTAKSSATKPATAEMSLISTTVSTQTPPVTQHLTTVNSSAVQTAQTIQGFATVKPSLTQNLPATQRPTISYFSMTKGFHRVTQRFTSAHLTATQNVPAIKTTVHHPTRTSKDKGESNSGVDRFVYGHTCLITLTVLHAMLLLIG from the exons ATGATCCGTGTGCGGGCGACAGGGATTCCGGCGCCGCCTCTGCTGCCGCCACTGCTGATGCTGTCGCtgtcgctgctgctgctgttgctttcACCGACTGCACAGG GAGACTGCGGCCCGCCTCCAGACATTCCTAATGCCACCCCAGACTTGAGTAGACACACCACATTTGCCAAGAACACCAAGGTGACATATTCATGTAATAAGGGCTATAAACAAATTCCAGGGAAGTCAAACATAGTGGTCTGTCTCGGAACTGGAGAATGGTCTGGCAACGAAACATTCTGTAATA AAACATGTAATGGTCCACAAAGGGTAAAGTTTGCAACTCTCAAACAAGAGTATATCAGTGTGAACTTTTTCCCAATTGGTACCACTGTGGAATATAAGTGTCGGCCAGGATTTGTAAAAGTCCCTTCAGTCTCAGCAAAATCAACTTGCCTTGAGGAATTAGTatggtctccagttggtgaaTTTTGTAAAA aaaaagcATGCCACAATCCTGGAGAACTGCAAAATGGTCACATTACCATATTAACTGATATTTTATTTGGTGCAGAAATAAGCTTCTCATGTGATGAAGG GTACAGGCTAGTTGGTGTAACCTCCACTTTCTGTACTCTTTCGGTAGGAAGAGATACAGAAAATCCTACTGTTGACTGGGAGGATGCATTTCCGGAATGCAAag AAATTATTTGTCCAGGACCACCAGATATCAACAATGGAAAAATTCAAGAGGAAAGTGACTCTTATAAATTTAATCAGGTGGTCACCTATTCATGTGCTGAAGGCTTCACTCTGGTTGGAAATACTAACATTGTTTGTATTGAGAAGTCTGATCATGGAGAATGGAGTGGTCCACCACCCAAGTGTATAG AGAAATCCAAGATCACAACTAAGAAACCAACAGTTAATGTTCCAAGAATCCCCTCAACGACTCAGAAATCCACCGTAGATGTTTCAAGTACCAAAATCCCACCAACGCCTCAGAAACCCACTACAGTTATAGTTCCAAGTACAAGAATCCCAGCAACACCTGCAAAAACCACTACAGTTTTAGTTCCAGGTACAAGAGTCCCACCAAAACCTCATAAACCTACCAAAGCAAATATCCCATCTACAGCAGCCCCACCAACACCTCAGAAAGCCAACACAGCAATTGTCCGAGCTACAGAACTTCCACCAACACCTCAGAAAACCAACACAGCAGATGGCTCAGCTACAGAAATCCCACCAACACCTCAGAAAACCAACACAGCAGATGTCCCAGCTACAGAAATCCCACCAACACCTCAGAAAACCAACACAGCAGATATCCCAGCTACAGAACTTCCACCAACACCTCAGAAAACCAACACAGCAGATGGCCCAGCTACAGAAATCTCACTAACTCCTCAGAAAACCAACACAGCAGATGTCGCAGCTACAGAAATCCCACCAACACCTCAGAAAACCAACACAGCAGATGACCCAGTTACAGAAATCTCACTAACTCCTCAGAAAACCAACACAGCAGATGTCCCAGCTACAGAACTTCCACCAACACCTCAGAAAACCAACACAGCAGATGTCCCAGCTACAGAACTTCCAACACCTCAGAAAGCCAACACAGCAGATGGCCCAGCTACAGAAATCCCACCAACACCTCAGAAAGCCAACACAGCAAAAAGTTCAGCCACAAAACCAGCTACAGCAGAGATGTCCCTCATATCAACTACTGTATCTACACAAACCCCACCAGTAACCCAGCATCTCACCACAGTTAATTCTTCTGCTGTACAAACTGCACAAACAATCCAGGGATTTGCCACAGTAAAACCTTCGTTGACACAGAATCTGCCAGCAACACAGAGGCCCACCATTTCATACTTCTCAATGACCAAGGGTTTCCATAGGGTTACACAAAGATTCACTTCTGCTCATCTTACAGCAACACAGAATGTACCTGCTATCAAGACAACGGTACATCATCCAACAAGAACATCTAAAGACAAAGGAGAGTCTAACTCAG gtgtTGACCGTTTTGTATATG
- the LOC117716413 gene encoding complement decay-accelerating factor, GPI-anchored isoform X4 encodes MIRVRATGIPAPPLLPPLLMLSLSLLLLLLSPTAQGDCGPPPDIPNATPDLSRHTTFAKNTKVTYSCNKGYKQIPGKSNIVVCLGTGEWSGNETFCNKTCNGPQRVKFATLKQEYISVNFFPIGTTVEYKCRPGFVKVPSVSAKSTCLEELVWSPVGEFCKKKACHNPGELQNGHITILTDILFGAEISFSCDEGYRLVGVTSTFCTLSVGRDTENPTVDWEDAFPECKEIICPGPPDINNGKIQEESDSYKFNQVVTYSCAEGFTLVGNTNIVCIEKSDHGEWSGPPPKCIEKSKITTKKPTVNVPRIPSTTQKSTVDVSSTKIPPTPQKPTTVIVPSTRIPATPAKTTTVLVPATQNVPAIKTTVHHPTRTSKDKGESNSGVDRFVYGHTCLITLTVLHAMLLLIG; translated from the exons ATGATCCGTGTGCGGGCGACAGGGATTCCGGCGCCGCCTCTGCTGCCGCCACTGCTGATGCTGTCGCtgtcgctgctgctgctgttgctttcACCGACTGCACAGG GAGACTGCGGCCCGCCTCCAGACATTCCTAATGCCACCCCAGACTTGAGTAGACACACCACATTTGCCAAGAACACCAAGGTGACATATTCATGTAATAAGGGCTATAAACAAATTCCAGGGAAGTCAAACATAGTGGTCTGTCTCGGAACTGGAGAATGGTCTGGCAACGAAACATTCTGTAATA AAACATGTAATGGTCCACAAAGGGTAAAGTTTGCAACTCTCAAACAAGAGTATATCAGTGTGAACTTTTTCCCAATTGGTACCACTGTGGAATATAAGTGTCGGCCAGGATTTGTAAAAGTCCCTTCAGTCTCAGCAAAATCAACTTGCCTTGAGGAATTAGTatggtctccagttggtgaaTTTTGTAAAA aaaaagcATGCCACAATCCTGGAGAACTGCAAAATGGTCACATTACCATATTAACTGATATTTTATTTGGTGCAGAAATAAGCTTCTCATGTGATGAAGG GTACAGGCTAGTTGGTGTAACCTCCACTTTCTGTACTCTTTCGGTAGGAAGAGATACAGAAAATCCTACTGTTGACTGGGAGGATGCATTTCCGGAATGCAAag AAATTATTTGTCCAGGACCACCAGATATCAACAATGGAAAAATTCAAGAGGAAAGTGACTCTTATAAATTTAATCAGGTGGTCACCTATTCATGTGCTGAAGGCTTCACTCTGGTTGGAAATACTAACATTGTTTGTATTGAGAAGTCTGATCATGGAGAATGGAGTGGTCCACCACCCAAGTGTATAG AGAAATCCAAGATCACAACTAAGAAACCAACAGTTAATGTTCCAAGAATCCCCTCAACGACTCAGAAATCCACCGTAGATGTTTCAAGTACCAAAATCCCACCAACGCCTCAGAAACCCACTACAGTTATAGTTCCAAGTACAAGAATCCCAGCAACACCTGCAAAAACCACTACAGTTTTAGTTCCAG CAACACAGAATGTACCTGCTATCAAGACAACGGTACATCATCCAACAAGAACATCTAAAGACAAAGGAGAGTCTAACTCAG gtgtTGACCGTTTTGTATATG
- the LOC117716413 gene encoding uncharacterized protein LOC117716413 isoform X1 yields the protein MIRVRATGIPAPPLLPPLLMLSLSLLLLLLSPTAQGDCGPPPDIPNATPDLSRHTTFAKNTKVTYSCNKGYKQIPGKSNIVVCLGTGEWSGNETFCNKTCNGPQRVKFATLKQEYISVNFFPIGTTVEYKCRPGFVKVPSVSAKSTCLEELVWSPVGEFCKKKACHNPGELQNGHITILTDILFGAEISFSCDEGYRLVGVTSTFCTLSVGRDTENPTVDWEDAFPECKEIICPGPPDINNGKIQEESDSYKFNQVVTYSCAEGFTLVGNTNIVCIEKSDHGEWSGPPPKCIEKSKITTKKPTVNVPRIPSTTQKSTVDVSSTKIPPTPQKPTTVIVPSTRIPATPAKTTTVLVPGTRVPPKPHKPTKANIPSTAAPPTPQKANTAIVRATELPPTPQKTNTADGSATEIPPTPQKTNTADVPATEIPPTPQKTNTADIPATELPPTPQKTNTADGPATEISLTPQKTNTADVAATEIPPTPQKTNTADDPVTEISLTPQKTNTADVPATELPPTPQKTNTADVPATELPTPQKANTADGPATEIPPTPQKANTAKSSATKPATAEMSLISTTVSTQTPPVTQHLTTVNSSAVQTAQTIQGFATVKPSLTQNLPATQRPTISYFSMTKGFHRVTQRFTSAHLTATQNVPAIKTTVHHPTRTSKDKGESNSGVDRFVYGKFDSWGVKRNCHHCGKHSPYFWKRILSYNCLRKTIKMQCLWAPKGRRVNHFNRLVLWTPLGIQYSPSHSQQCCCSKVVLGQLQVIWPISQIALSARCVNMSF from the exons ATGATCCGTGTGCGGGCGACAGGGATTCCGGCGCCGCCTCTGCTGCCGCCACTGCTGATGCTGTCGCtgtcgctgctgctgctgttgctttcACCGACTGCACAGG GAGACTGCGGCCCGCCTCCAGACATTCCTAATGCCACCCCAGACTTGAGTAGACACACCACATTTGCCAAGAACACCAAGGTGACATATTCATGTAATAAGGGCTATAAACAAATTCCAGGGAAGTCAAACATAGTGGTCTGTCTCGGAACTGGAGAATGGTCTGGCAACGAAACATTCTGTAATA AAACATGTAATGGTCCACAAAGGGTAAAGTTTGCAACTCTCAAACAAGAGTATATCAGTGTGAACTTTTTCCCAATTGGTACCACTGTGGAATATAAGTGTCGGCCAGGATTTGTAAAAGTCCCTTCAGTCTCAGCAAAATCAACTTGCCTTGAGGAATTAGTatggtctccagttggtgaaTTTTGTAAAA aaaaagcATGCCACAATCCTGGAGAACTGCAAAATGGTCACATTACCATATTAACTGATATTTTATTTGGTGCAGAAATAAGCTTCTCATGTGATGAAGG GTACAGGCTAGTTGGTGTAACCTCCACTTTCTGTACTCTTTCGGTAGGAAGAGATACAGAAAATCCTACTGTTGACTGGGAGGATGCATTTCCGGAATGCAAag AAATTATTTGTCCAGGACCACCAGATATCAACAATGGAAAAATTCAAGAGGAAAGTGACTCTTATAAATTTAATCAGGTGGTCACCTATTCATGTGCTGAAGGCTTCACTCTGGTTGGAAATACTAACATTGTTTGTATTGAGAAGTCTGATCATGGAGAATGGAGTGGTCCACCACCCAAGTGTATAG AGAAATCCAAGATCACAACTAAGAAACCAACAGTTAATGTTCCAAGAATCCCCTCAACGACTCAGAAATCCACCGTAGATGTTTCAAGTACCAAAATCCCACCAACGCCTCAGAAACCCACTACAGTTATAGTTCCAAGTACAAGAATCCCAGCAACACCTGCAAAAACCACTACAGTTTTAGTTCCAGGTACAAGAGTCCCACCAAAACCTCATAAACCTACCAAAGCAAATATCCCATCTACAGCAGCCCCACCAACACCTCAGAAAGCCAACACAGCAATTGTCCGAGCTACAGAACTTCCACCAACACCTCAGAAAACCAACACAGCAGATGGCTCAGCTACAGAAATCCCACCAACACCTCAGAAAACCAACACAGCAGATGTCCCAGCTACAGAAATCCCACCAACACCTCAGAAAACCAACACAGCAGATATCCCAGCTACAGAACTTCCACCAACACCTCAGAAAACCAACACAGCAGATGGCCCAGCTACAGAAATCTCACTAACTCCTCAGAAAACCAACACAGCAGATGTCGCAGCTACAGAAATCCCACCAACACCTCAGAAAACCAACACAGCAGATGACCCAGTTACAGAAATCTCACTAACTCCTCAGAAAACCAACACAGCAGATGTCCCAGCTACAGAACTTCCACCAACACCTCAGAAAACCAACACAGCAGATGTCCCAGCTACAGAACTTCCAACACCTCAGAAAGCCAACACAGCAGATGGCCCAGCTACAGAAATCCCACCAACACCTCAGAAAGCCAACACAGCAAAAAGTTCAGCCACAAAACCAGCTACAGCAGAGATGTCCCTCATATCAACTACTGTATCTACACAAACCCCACCAGTAACCCAGCATCTCACCACAGTTAATTCTTCTGCTGTACAAACTGCACAAACAATCCAGGGATTTGCCACAGTAAAACCTTCGTTGACACAGAATCTGCCAGCAACACAGAGGCCCACCATTTCATACTTCTCAATGACCAAGGGTTTCCATAGGGTTACACAAAGATTCACTTCTGCTCATCTTACAGCAACACAGAATGTACCTGCTATCAAGACAACGGTACATCATCCAACAAGAACATCTAAAGACAAAGGAGAGTCTAACTCAG gtgtTGACCGTTTTGTATATGGTAAGTTTGACTCATGGGGAGTTAAAAGAAATTGCCATCACTGTGGAAAACATAGTCCATATTTCTGGAAGAGAATCTTGTCTTATAACTGTCTCAGGAAAACTATCAAAATGCAGTGTTTATGGGCACCTAAGGGAAGACGGGTAAATCATTTTAATCGGCTTGTTTTGTGGACACCATTAGGCATCCAATACTCTCCTTCACATTCCCAACAGTGCTGCTGTTCTAAGGTAGTCTTAGGACAGCTTCAGGTCATTTGGCCAATCAGTCAGATAGCACTGAGTGCCCGCTGTGTCAATATGTCATTCTAG